The Pongo pygmaeus isolate AG05252 chromosome 18, NHGRI_mPonPyg2-v2.0_pri, whole genome shotgun sequence DNA window AGATGTCCCCCCTCCAGCCTAGGAGAGGTGCTGGCCCTCAGCCTGAGGGCCTTCTCGGAGCTCATGGAGCACGGCGTGGTGTCCTGGGAGACACTGAGCATCCCCTTTGTGAGGAAGGTGGGTGGGCTTTCCTAGGGTAGcgggtgggggcagtggggcaGTGGTAGACCCGGCCTTCCATGGGGGTGAGGTGGTGACACCCCTGCCCCTTACAGGTGGTGTGCTACGTGAACATGAACCTCATGGATGCCTCCGTGCCACCCCTGGCCCTTGGGCTGCTGGAGAGTGTGACCTTGAGCAGCCCAGCTCTGGGCCAGCTGGTCAAGAGTGAGGTGCCCCTGGATAGGCTGCTGGTGCACCTACAGGTGTAAGCCTCTGGGGCTGGGGTCCAGATGCGGGGAGCAGGGCTGGAGCCTGAATGTTCTACTGAGCCCTTTTCTTGCCATAGGATGAACCAGCAGCTGCAAACCAAGGCCATGGCCCTGCTGACAGCCTTGCTGCAGGGGGCCAGCCCTGTGGAACGCAAGGTGAGTGTCGATCGGTGGCTAAATGGGGGCAGCACCCAGTGGGCGCTGCCCCACCCTGAAGCAAAATCCTCTaagccccttttctttttttttttttttgagatagagtcttgttgtattgcccaagctggagtgcagtggcatgatcttggctcactgcaagctctgcctcccaggttcacaccattctcctgcctcagcctcccgagtagctgggactacaggtgcctgccaccaagcccagctgattttttttttttttttttagtagagacggggtttcactgtgttagccaggatggtctccatctcctgacctcgtgatccgcccgcctcggcctcccaaagtgctgggattacaggtgtgagccaccgcgcccagcctaagcCCCCTTTCTTTCTACCCCCTCAGCACATGCTTGACTATCTTTGGCAGAGAAACCTTCGCCAGTTCATCTATAAGGTAGGAAGTGGTGGGCCAGGGGGAcctctctgcccctccctccctgtgAGCCCTCGCTCACACCAGGGACTGGCTGTCCTGCAGAACATCATCCACAGTGCAGCACCAATGGGCGACGAGATGGCTCATCACCTGTACGTACTGCAGGCCCTCATGCTGGGGCTGCTGGAGCCGCGAATGCGGACACCCCTGGACCCCTACAGCCAGGTGTGTGTCTTTGGTGAGGACAAGGCAGGGGGTGGCTTGGAGCTTGGCCTTGAATCTATAATCTTGATCCCTTCCCCCGCCACCCAACACTGACCCCAGGAGCAGCGGGAGCAGCTGCAGGTCCTACGCCAGGCTGCCTTCGAGGTGGAGGGGGAGTCCTCGGGTGCTGGGCTGAGTGCTGACCGTCGCCGTTCCCTCTGTGCCCGAGAGTTCCGCAAACTGGGCTTCTCTGTGAGTATCACCCCTACCCaactccccacccctgcctcagCCCAGGGCTGTTGTTCCAGGGGGCCGTGGCCCTTCTTGAACTGCCTGTGCCCACTTCCCCCAGAACAGCAACCCAGCACAGGACCTGGAGCGCGTGCCCCCCGGTCTGCTGGCCCTGGACAACATGTTGTACTTCTCCAGAAATGCGCCCAGCGCGTACAGCCGGGTCGGTGACAGGGTAGGGTGGGGGGTGGCAGCATCCCCCAGGCAGGGTCCCCATGGGCTTAGCTGTGACTCCTTGCCCCATTCTCTGCGCCCCCAGTTTGTGTTGGAGAACAGCAGCCGCGAGGACAAGCACGAGTGCCCCTTTGCCCGGGGCAGCATCCAGCTGACGGTGCTGCTGTGTGAGCTGCTCCGTGTTGGGGAGCCCTGTGAGTGGCCTGGACTGGGCACAGCGTGGCCAAGAGCAGGGGACGGAAGGGCAGAGAGGgccaggggctgcatgcactttCTCCCTGAGCTCCTCCTGCCCCCCCACTCCAGGCTCTGAGACAGCCCAGGACTTCTCGCCCATGTTCTTTGGCCAAGACCAGAGCTTCCACGAGCTCTTCTGTGTGGGCATCCAGCTGTTGAATAAGACCTGGAAGGAGATGCGGGCTACACAGGAGGACTTCGACaaggtgggtggggtgggagctGGGAGGCCTGGGCCAGGGCAGGGGGCTGATCTGGGTACAGAGCTTAGGCCCTGAGCTGAGCTTGGGCGGCCCCAGGTCATGCAGGTGGTGCGGGAGCAGCTGGCCCGCACCCTGGCCCTGAAGCCCACCTCCCTGGAGCTCTTCCGAACCAAGGTGAATGCGCTCAGTTACGGGGAGGTGCTGCGGCTGCGGCAGACTGAACGGCTGCACCAGGAGGGCACACTGGCTCCCCCTATACTGTGAGTCTGGGGGGATGGATCCTCAGTCCTAGCCCCACCTTCCCTGGTGCCCCCTGGGCTACTCCCCAGGTCAGATGTGCTCAGTGACACCCCTCTATCAGGGAGCTGCGGGAGAAGCTGAAGCCAGAGCTCATGGGCCTGATCCGCCAGCAGCGCTTGCTCCGCCTCTGTGAGGGGACGCTCTTCCGCAAGATCAGCAGCCGGCGGCGCCAGGGTCTCTGAGTGGGCATGCGCGGGGGGCAGAGGGCAGGCAGAGGGCGGCTGGCTTGGTGTCAGGACCTCTCAGCACTCCGGccctcttccctttctccacacAGATAAGCTGTGGTTCTGCTGCCTGTCCCCCAACCACAAGCTGCTGCAGTACGGAGACATGGAGGAGGGCGCCAGCCCGCCTACCCTGGAGAGTCTGCCCGAGCAACGTAAGGCAGGCAGGGGCGGGGGCCAGACACCTGCTCTCCCCAGACCGCCTTGGGCCCCGGGGCTGCCAGGACTGCAGTGCTCAGCCCAGCCTTCTTCCTGCAGTCCCTGTGGCCGACATGAGGGCACTCCTGACAGGCAAGGACTGCCCCCATGTCCGGGAGAAAGGCTCCGGGAAGCAGAACAAGGTGAGTACAGTGGGCCGGGGGCTCCTTCCCGCCCGCCCCCACCTGCCCTGTCCCCTGCTCAGTGTCCCCGCTCCCTTGCTTTCCCAGGACCTCTATGAGTTGGCCTTCTCGATCAGCTATGACCGTGGGGAGGAGGAGGCGTACCTCAACTTCATTGCCCCCTCCAAGCGGGAGGTGAGTGTCCGCCAGGCTGAGGTCGGCAGGTGGGCAGGGGAGGCAGATGGGCAGACCCTCACGGCTCTGTGCCACCCCCAGTTCTACCTGTGGACAGACGGGCTCAGTGCCTTGCTGGGCAGTCCCATGGGCAGCGAGCAGACACGGCTGGACCTGGAGCAGCTGCTGACCATGGAGACCAAGCTGCGTCTGCTGGAGCTGGAGAACGTGCCCATCCCCGAGCGGCCACCCcctgtgcccccaccccccaccaactTCAACTTCTGCTATGACTGCAGCATCGCCGAACCTTGACAGTGTGGCTGGCCACGGGCCACAGCTGCGGCCACTGCAGCAGCCATAAAGGGCAGTGGGTAGAGGAGTGCAGGCACCCTGACCAGCAGAGATTGCTGCAGAAATAAAGTCTGCTTCGTTCTTGGGATATGTTGAGCCAGCTCTGACCCTTGCAGGCTGAGCCTGTGACAGTGACAGTCTTCCCCTTCTGCCTTCAAACTTAGCTGGTGGATAAGATGGGGCATCAGGCCAGGCCACAAACTTTGACAGCTACGGTTGAGGGGCTGGTGTTCtgaagggggtggggagaggctggGATTGCTGCCTTTCTCCAAGATGAGTCCTCAGCCTCCCTCCATGCTGGGCCTGCGGGGAGGGTTGGCCTGTGTTCTGGGGGTACCTGCCAAGGGAGAGGCTGAGCTGCTGGCCTGCTGCAGGAGAACTGGCAGGGTAGGAGGCACTGCCCCAAATGGATGCCTTCCTGGACAGCGTTAACAGGGGCGTAGTCTGGGAGCCATCTCTAGAAGGCTCCTGACAGGCTGACCTCAGTCCTCAAGCTTGCATGGCCCTGCCTGGTGTCCTTTGTAGGACTTGGAGTTCTCTGGTGAGAGGCATGAAGGGAAAGAGGCAGAAGGGCAGGGTCAGGATCCCCATGCTGGTAGGAGGATGTGGGCTGATTCCAACAAGAGCCACTTCTGTGCAGGAAGCCCCGGATTCTGATTAAAACCTAACTCAGGGCCGggcttggctcacacctgtaatcccagcactgtgggaggctgaggcagtccgatcacctgaggtcaggagttcaagaccagcctcggcaatatggtgaaaccccgcctctactaaaaatataacaattagctgggtgtggtggtgcacacctgtaatcccagctactcgggaggctgaggcaggagaatcgcttgaacctgggaggcggaggttgcactgagctgagattgcaccactgcactccagcctgagcgacagaatgagactccatctcaaaaaacaaattaaaaacctaaCTCAGAACCATGGGTAGGGTGGGGGCCATAGACAGGCCAGAGCCCCTGGGGGCAGAAGCAGCGAGGAGTATTGGGCCCAGCTGGAGGTTTGGTCACAGGGGCAGAGGCTGTGATCACAGACCCCAAGCCCTTGAGGAAAGAAGAGCCTATCAGTCTGTGGAGCTCACAGGATAGGCTGAAGCCACTGCCCCTCAGACTTCCCCCTGCCATTCACCTCTTCTCTCCCCAGTGCCACctccaatatctttttttttttctttttcttctttctctttttttttttttttttttttttttgagatggagtttcactcttattgcccaggctggagtgcaatggtgtgatcttggctcactgcaacctctgcctcccaggttcaagcaattctcctgccttagcctcccaagtagctgggattataggcatgcgccaccatgcctggctaaattttttgtatttagtagagacagggtttcaccatgttagtcaggctggtctctaactcctgacttcaagtgagccacccgcctcggcctcccaaagtgctgggattacaggcatgagccaccgcacctggctccaatactgttttttttttttttttttttttttttttgagatgaagttttgctcttgttgcccaggctggagtgcaatggcaccatcttggctcaccgtaccctctgcctcctgggttcaagcgattctcctgccttagcctcctgagtagctgggattacaggcatgcgccaccacgcccggctaattttgtattttttgtagagaaggggtttctccatgttggtcaggctggtctcgaactcccaacctcaggtgatctgcccacctcggcctcccaaaatgctgcgattacaggcgtgagccaccgtgcctggccccaatacTGTTTTTAACTGTTAACCATCAACCTGGCTGACCTTGAGAACTGATGAAACAGCACTTCCTTTGGAGAGTGTGCTGGAGGGCACttgctccccctcccccagctaAGCTGCAGATCTTTGGGCATCCAGGGCCCACCATGCCCATGCCTAAGGACTTCCCACCACAAATGGAGCAGTCAGCCATTGAGTTATAGGTGGAAATGGGGGGCAGGGACCCCTGATGCTGTCGGTCTCCCTGTAACTGTCAATTATTCCTTCTTAATGTCTCCAGTCCCTTATGCATGCCACCATCATAGCAACAGCCTCCTGACTTCTGGCCTCCTGTCTTGCACTTCCAATCCTCTCAATACCAGCTACCCCAACTGCTTTCTCTGACATAAATCtgatcatacacacacacacaaacatcccATATATTTGATGTCACCCTATCCATGTCCATGGGTTAATGGCCACAGTTTCCATGGCTGAGCCTGAGTTGAGCCAGGTGAGTCTCAGACATACCATGGTTTAGCCCTTCCACCTGAGCACCTGTGGCTTGCAGGGTTCTCGATGCTTGGTCTGAGCTGGCATCCTTCCTGCCTAGACTACCCCCTCAGTGCCAGCTCTGGTCTGCCTGTGTGCGCCCCCACAGTGCCTTCTACCTGGATCACccccttcttttcttctggcCATTTTCATTGCCCTGATTCCTTCCTGGACCCTCCAAGCCCAATTTGTTGCTCCCTGGGCTCTGGTCCCAGGTGCTTGTCTCTCTCTTCACCCGCACCCTGCACGCTGGACTGTCCCTGCTAGCTGGCTTCTCTGTCTCCCCAGCTGGCCCTGGGGCTGGGAGAGCTTTGGCCCCTCTGAATCCGCACATAAAGCACAGTCCCTGCAGGTACTGGGGGAGCCCTGGCTCGCTGCTACAACCAGTGAACAGGGATATGGACGAGGTGCGGGGACACACCAAGGGCCAGACCTGCCATGGAGAAGTCACCAGCACCATTGAGGGGGCTGGATTAGGTGACCTCTAGTGACCCTCTCACCCAGAGATGCTGgcctctttcattcttttcctcttaTTTCCCCCTCAGGACAGCCTCATTGACTCAGGCATCATTCATCAGTTGTTCCTGGAATCTGGCTGGGACAAGCGCACAGCTTGTGCCTTTGCCTCAGGGCACACCCAGGCCTGCAGGGTCTCCTACTGTGTGGGGAAGATGCTAGGAGCCCCTGTGGGGCTGTGGGCCAGGCCTGAGGAAGGAGCGTGCCTTGGGGTTTTCTCCGCCTGCCCCAGGGCCACTTCAGCTGAAGTTGGGAGGGGACGGGCCCTTTAGTCTGAGAACTTAAGACAAGGAGGTACTATCTGGAATGTTTAATCCTAGGATTTACAGCACAGACCTGGGCTCAGCTGCTGAAGCTCAGTGCACACAGGGTGCTGGGAGAGTCCCACAGGAGTAGGTGGAGCCCAGCCTTAGGTCTGAGAGGAGGGCAGGCAAGAGGCAGAGGCTCTGCTCCTCCCAGCACCAGACCCTGCCAGCTGGGGGCCTGGCCTCCCACCTAGGGCTTGGCCAGAGAGCAGGAGCCTGTGGCAGCAACATGTAGGTAGCATTTCCAGGGGCCTGTGGCAACGACGTGTAGCTGGAAGAGGCTACTGCCAGGTGGTGTGGCAGGATGTTCCCTCTGGGCTGCCCTGGATGGGCCCCACCCCCAGTCCTAGAGGGTCTGCAGTAGAGGGAGGCAAGAAGCAACCCAGGTCAAGGCCAGGGTTGGAGACTGGGGGAGTCAAGGAGGCTGTGCTGCAGGGCTGGTTACTGACCCGGCCTCAGAGTGTTAGGGTCAGGTCAGCCCCTCCCACGAAGCGGGACTGGACGCAGGACACCTGGGGCAGCTGGGCTTGGAAGCGTCTGACGGCGGCCATGTTGATGCCAGGGCACATGGCCACATCCAACACCCGGAGCTGCCTGCACGCCTGCCCAATGGCATCCAGTGTCCTGTGGGGAGGCCACCTGATGAGTGCCTGGCCCGGCGTGGgacccagcccagcccctgcaCCGTGGCTCCATCTGCCCAGTGTCATCGGACACACTTACTGCTCTGTGAGCTGACTGCAGCTGGACAGATTGAGATGCTGCAGCCTCAGCCAGGAGCTGGCTGCCTGGGCCCAGCCCTTGTCACTGAGGCGGCTGCAGTGACTCAGCGCCAAGTGCTCCAGGCTAGGACAGCCCCTGGCCACAACCACCAAGCCGTTGTCTGTGAGTTCTGGCAACAGGCTAAGGGACAGCTGCCTCAGCTGGGGAAACTGGAGCACCTATCAGGATGGAGCAGGTGGGGGAGAGGTAAATGCCACTGGAGCCCACAGCCTTGGCCTTTccagatcctcccaccccagccaggGCGTGACTAGAGGCAGCAGAAGCCAATGAAAAAGGAACTCCAAGGTCAACTTTTTTCCAAGCAAAAAGTGGGTTGGCCCAGACCCCTGACTTCAGCCCCAAGATCCTCAGCCTACCCgcacccccagccccacacctTGGCTAAACTGGCATCGGTCAGCTTGCTGCAGGCTGTGAGGTCCAACTCCTGCAGGGCCCGCAGCATGAGCAGGGAGGGGCCCTGTGGCTCGGGACAGGGGTCCTTGGTACCTGAGGCCTGATGCTCCAGCTCTGGGCGTGACTGTGGGAAGAAGCCCTTGCTTCTCAGGTTCCTCCTGAGTTTGCCCTTAAATACTCCTACAGAGACTTGGGAGGGGCAGGAGGGCAGCTGAGCCCAGGGGCCACCCCGTCCTCCAAGACCTTGAGGGTCCCGCACCTGGTTCCCCTGCACAGGCTCCCCCAGCCCCAGAAGCCCCCAGTCACAGAGCTCCCTGCACCAAGCCAGGCGCAGGACTGAGAGGTGGGTGAGATAGGTGCAGATGGCCTGCAGGGTCCGGTTGGTGAGGGCCACACAGGAGGACAGGTCTAGCACCCTGAGGCTCAGGCCCAGCGCTGGGATCATGGAGAGCACTGAGGCATcctaggagggaggaagggaggagacagGATGGAGCAGCAGCTGGTTGCCTATGCCACTTGGCCTGGCAGGGGTAGCTAGGAAGGGTCTGTTCAAGGTTCTCACCCCACAGGCAGGAGGGAGCTACCAGAGGGTCCAAGGAAGGAAGCAACATGGTTCCTGTGCTGGTAGTGAAAGGTGGGGGTGGACGGGGTGGGCCATGGGGGTTGCCACAGGAAAAAGGCCTGGACTGTGGCTGGGGCAGGAAGGATGCAGGTGGCAAGGCCTAGGGTGGCCACCCTGCCTATGCTCCCAGCCCCTGCCAAAAAAGTGAATGAGGCTGCCTCAGACCACAGCTCACAACTGGACCAGCCAGTTGACCCTGCTAAGCCAATCGGAGTTGCTCCCTCTAGAGCTGGACACAGAACAATGAGATGTAGGTAGAGCTGCCAGCTTCCAGGGCAGTTAGGGACGGGGAGCAGGAGCTAAGGGCAGAGTAGAGGAGGCTGGTTTGTAGAGAGATGCACAGAGGGGAGCTTCAGGGACACAAGAACTTGAGGCCTGGAGGCAGCAGCTGAGAGGACACGGGGATGTTGTACCACATATCTGACATGCTTGGTGCCAAAGAGAAGGAGGAGTAAGGCCGGGAAGAGAGGCGCTTGGAGGGGAACAAGGTGGAGAGACGGTTTTTAGGTTGGGAATGCCCTGGTCAAATGGACAGGCTGAAGAAATAATCCACTAAAGAGGGACAGACTGACACTGCCAAGACAGGGGCGCCACCCAGAGGGACAGTGCTGAGCCCTGCTGAAGGTCCTGGCCTTGGCTAGGAAATGACCCTGCTGCTCCTGTCACATCACCTTCGCAGGCCCCGCCCAAGCACCTTCCTCAGtgctccttccctgccttccttGCCCTTGACCCCCTTTCTTCAGCCCGCCCAGCTCCAGAACACTCGTCTTCAGCGCCCCTCCCCAGACCGCAGCGGTCGCCACACACTTGACATGTGAGCTGTTAGCTGCCTCGTGGGCTGGGCCACCTTGGCCGCTTGGACCTCCTAGACCCAGAATGGGGGCTTTGGGGGGGCGTGCTGGCAGCAACAGTAGCTGTCTAGGCTCTTGCCCTCCTCCAGATTGGGTCCCAAGTTCATTTCTGACTGCCAATCATAGGCATGAACACTGGGGAGTCCCTCCCTGGTGCCAAAGGCCCCCCACCACCCCGCTTCCCCTCTCCCGCTGTCCTCAGCcctggagagaaaggaaggggatgATGGTGTGCTCACCTTCAATGAAGAACAGTGGGCCAGGCTGAGGGAGGCCAGCTGGGATGGAGCCCCGTGCACAGAGCTCAGGGCCTGGGCCAGTTCCCGCCCTCTCACCAGACAGCACTCGGCCATGTCGAGGCTCTGCAGCTCCTGCAGGCCACCCAGAGCTGTACATCCTGCGTCTGTCAGCCGCTGCAGCTTCCCCAGGCTCAGGCGCCGCAGGTGCCGCAGGCCACGGCTCACGGCCAAGAGCGCCCCATCAGTCAGTTCTGAGCAGCCACTGAGGTCCAGGGAGGTAAGGCCTGGTTGCTGGAAGCACAGGGTAGCCACAGCCTCTGTGGAGAGGTCCCGGCAGCTGTGCAGGCTCAGCTCCTGAAGCTGCAGCCCAGCTACCTGGCCCAGGGCCCGCAGGGCCTCGGGTGGCAAGCCAGTGCCACTCAGGTCCAGGGCACGCAGCCTGCCAGCCCGCTCTTGCACGAATCGCAGCAGGTTGCAGAAGGAGAACTGGGAGGGAGAGGAGTCTTGGGGGCCGATGGACCCTCGGGCTGGGCCTAGCTCGAAGGTGAGGTGGCAGTATGCCAAGGAGAGGCGCTCCAGGCTGGGGGCACAGCTGCTGAGCCGGTTGAAGCTGAGGTCAGCCAGGTCTCGCAGGCCAGCCAGGTTGAGCTCACGGAGGCCGCTCAAAGCCTGCCGGACGCTCTGTGCCATCTCGGGCTGAGCCAGCAGTGTGCCCGAGGTGAAGAGGCTATTGCAGCCACTGAGGTCAAGGACACACAGGGCTGGGCAGCCCAGGATCAGGGCCACAAAGGAGGCCTCTGTGGGACTGCCTCCACCCAGGGACAAGCTCTGCAGGTGTGGGCCCAGGTGGTAAGCAACAGATTGTAGCATCTGGTGTGAAGCTGGAGAGCCATCCAGGTTGGTCAGGCGGATGCAGCAGATGCCCTTGAGGCCCAGGCTCTTGATGGccgagagggaggcagaggacaCGGGGATGTTGTATCGCACATCTGTCTACGGAGCAGCAGCAGGCCTGGGGGTAGCcctctggcttcagagggtgctGGGCATTGGGTTTGGTGACAAGTCACTGACCAGAGGTTGAGGGCAGGTCAAGGAAGGGCCCTTCCACAATGGAGACCCACCATGGTGTGTGGTGTCATGTGTGGTCAAGTTGGGTATGGGTAGGAAGTGGGAGCTGGGGTTCAAAGGAGATGACatcagaggaagacaggaaggttAGTGATGGACAGGACGGGATACTGAGGGAGGGGTAGGGACAGTGGGGAGTTGGCATGCTGAGCACAGGAGGGCTGAGATGGGACCTAGAGGAAACCCAGTGAAGTCCCCAGGGTGTGGGATGGCAAAGTATGCCAGACTCCAACCTTTGGGACTTTCAGAAGGAGGCCCTGAGATCCATGGACTCAGCCTCCTACTCCAGGGACTTGGCATGAGCTAAGCAGCCAGGCTCCCCCACTTTCTAGAGAGTGTAGCCCTCCGAAGAGTGGAAGGCAATAGAAGTGAGGTAGGTGTCACTCACCACAACCCTCTATGGCCCAGGTGCCAGAGGTCTGGGGCAGGAAGTGAGGCCTAAGTCCCCTGGTGGCCTGAGAGAGCCTGTCACATGAATGTTTGCAAAAATGTGTTCTGTGTGTAAGCaaaaatgtgtgcatgtgcatatatgtgtgtgtgcatgtatgtgcatgtgtgtgtgtgtgcatgtgcgtgtgtgtgtgcatgaacaCGTGGAGCTGCCTGGTATTGGGCCCTGGATGCTCCAGAGTTCAAGATGTGCTTGTGATCCCTGCAGCATATCTCTGGAGGGGACATCTATCTGTCAAGGTAAGGACGCTGAAGCCTCCCATTTCCGTGGGTGGGAGCTAACAGAACACACCTCACCCGTGCCAAGGAAGTTGAGCTGGCTGTGCGTAGAGGAACAGGGGAGTGAGAATGGGGAGTGCACAGCTGGAGTCGGGTGGGACCCAAGAGAAAAGCTCAGGGCTACATAGTGGGAATAAGTTGGCTTGTGCAGGCATTTAGGAGCTCCCAGCTAAGGAGATATCTTCAAAGAACTTTTCCTGATATTGCACTGGAGTGAGCCAAAGGGAAATCGGTATAATTTGTGTGGAATAGATctctggggagagggagaagagggctTGGATTCTAAAATCCTTGCCCCATCTCCCTACCTCTTGGCCATGTTGCAGGCATGTGGTACTCAAAGAGGGCTCTTGTTTGAATCAACATGGTCCTGATGCAGGAAAGAATGCTCCCCTAAACCTGTCGTCAGTAACTGCAAAAACAAGCTGCTATTCCCTGCTGGTACCCCACAGACCATCATCAAAAGGGAatcaaagccaggcacagtggctcctgcctgtaatcccagcactttgggaggctgaggcgggtggatcacttgaggtcaagagtttgagaccagcctggccaacatggtgaaaccccatcctactaaaagtacagaaattaggctgggcgcggtggctcacacctgtaatcccagcactctgggaggccaaagtgcctcccagatcatgaggtcaggagatcgagaccatcctggctaacatggtgaaaccccatctctactaagaatacaaaaaaattagccgggcatggtggtgggcatctgtagtcccagctacttgggaggctgaggcaggagaatggcgtgaacccaggaggtggagcttgcagtgagccgagactgtaccactgcactccacctgggtgacagagcaagactccgtttcaaaaaaaaaaaaaagaaattcgctgggtgtggtggtgcatgcttataatcccagctacttgggaggctgaggcaggaggatcacttgaacctgagaggtggaggttgcagtgatccaagattgcaccactgcactccagtctgggcaacacagcaaaactccatctcaaaaaaaaaaaaggaatgcaaaaGGTAGAAGTGACTCACAGGATGTGCTCCTGCAAGATACTTATCAACAGGATTCTCCTGAGAAACACAGGACTCATTCCCAGGTGTGGAGAGGCCAGCCTGGCTTCTGCCACAGAGAAGTGGCACCCATGGCTGTAATGACAGGAAGGAGTGGTGTAAGAGACAGGAACCAGCTCCTGGCCTCTTTCACAGGAACCAGAGGTCAGCCAGGTTCCCCTTCCAGCCCCTACTTCTGGAACACGGTCATTCCAGATGAGAGGAGCACTCACCACAGGTCTCCTCGTGAGCAATGGATCGGGGATCTCAGGtgaaagggaggctgggaagaTCCCAGTGTGTGAGGGTGGAGAAGGCAATAAACATCAGAGAGGAATGGAGGGCATACCTCCAGCCATTCCCAAGCCGTGCAAGCTGGACGACTCCATCCCATGCAGATGAGAGGAAACTGGTTGGGGCAGGTGGGGCAGAGCTGGCTGTGAGGCAGCACCTCCTCCCCCAACTCACACATCACTGAGGAACCCCTGAAGGTCCTGCAGGCCCCAGCTCCAGCGGCACAGCACCTTCAGGGGCTCAGCCtgacttctttccttcccttcattCTGGAGCCTGGCTGGCCAGGAAGGGTCTCTTCTCTCCCACTGCCTCCCTATGAACCAGGTGGACAAAAGAACTTGGAAGACTCTGGCAATGCCCCAGGGCCCAAGTCCAGGGCTGGCTCCTGGCAGCAAGGCCACCTGATAAAGAAGCAGGGCCTGGCTTAAAGGACTTCCAGCTATGGGGGTACGGAAGAGGCTTGAGACCATGTCCGGGCCCCACCATTTT harbors:
- the LOC129015618 gene encoding F-box/LRR-repeat protein 2-like isoform X8, giving the protein MAESLPLEMLTYILSFLPLSDQKEASLVSWAWYRAAQNALRESLGLKGICCIRLTNLDGSPASHQMLQSVAYHLGPHLQSLSLGGGSPTEASFVALILGCPALCVLDLSGCNSLFTSGTLLAQPEMAQSVRQALSGLRELNLAGLRDLADLSFNRLSSCAPSLERLSLAYCHLTFELGPARGSIGPQDSSPSQFSFCNLLRFVQERAGRLRALDLSGTGLPPEALRALGQVAGLQLQELSLHSCRDLSTEAVATLCFQQPGLTSLDLSGCSELTDGALLAVSRGLRHLRRLSLGKLQRLTDAGCTALGGLQELQSLDMAECCLVRGRELAQALSSVHGAPSQLASLSLAHCSSLKVLQFPQLRQLSLSLLPELTDNGLVVVARGCPSLEHLALSHCSRLSDKGWAQAASSWLRLQHLNLSSCSQLTEQTLDAIGQACRQLRVLDVAMCPGINMAAVRRFQAQLPQVSCVQSRFVGGADLTLTL